The following are encoded in a window of Narcine bancroftii isolate sNarBan1 chromosome 2, sNarBan1.hap1, whole genome shotgun sequence genomic DNA:
- the fam136a gene encoding protein FAM136A isoform X4, with product MIDNTGRQQGRMFRCSADCCDNGNSSMEEVHQCIERCHTPLAKAQAAVTGELERFQNRLQRCMMDCNDRAKDALDSGAKEQDVKQKAESCISKCVDDHAVLIPSITKTLKESLMSIAK from the exons ATGATAGACAACACTGGACGACAACAG GGAAGAATGTTTCGGTGCAGTGCTGACTGCTGTGACAATGGTAATTCCTCCATGGAAGAGGTTCATCAATGCATTGAGCGATGCCACACCCCTCTTGCCAAAGCACAAGCTGCTGTCACCGGGGAGCTCGAGAGGTTCCAG AATCGTCTACAACGCTGTATGATGGACTGCAATGACAGAGCAAAGGACGCCCTTGATTCAGGAGCTAAAGAGCAGGATGTCAAACAGAAGGCTGAATCCTGCATCTCTAAATGTGTGGATGACCATGCTGTCCTGATCCCAAGCATAACGAAGACTCTGAAGGAATCACTAATGTCCATAGCAAAATAA
- the fam136a gene encoding protein FAM136A isoform X2 — MILIDRFKLNTKIISDLLYHVGRMFRCSADCCDNGNSSMEEVHQCIERCHTPLAKAQAAVTGELERFQNRLQRCMMDCNDRAKDALDSGAKEQDVKQKAESCISKCVDDHAVLIPSITKTLKESLMSIAK; from the exons atgaTTCTGATAGAccgcttcaagctgaacacaaaaataatttcagatttgctgtatcatgta GGAAGAATGTTTCGGTGCAGTGCTGACTGCTGTGACAATGGTAATTCCTCCATGGAAGAGGTTCATCAATGCATTGAGCGATGCCACACCCCTCTTGCCAAAGCACAAGCTGCTGTCACCGGGGAGCTCGAGAGGTTCCAG AATCGTCTACAACGCTGTATGATGGACTGCAATGACAGAGCAAAGGACGCCCTTGATTCAGGAGCTAAAGAGCAGGATGTCAAACAGAAGGCTGAATCCTGCATCTCTAAATGTGTGGATGACCATGCTGTCCTGATCCCAAGCATAACGAAGACTCTGAAGGAATCACTAATGTCCATAGCAAAATAA
- the fam136a gene encoding protein FAM136A isoform X1 — translation MWSILAGLTLLGVGRQRGAMAGAESQQRRLQRAVDDMVQGLEREQIRKMQGRMFRCSADCCDNGNSSMEEVHQCIERCHTPLAKAQAAVTGELERFQNRLQRCMMDCNDRAKDALDSGAKEQDVKQKAESCISKCVDDHAVLIPSITKTLKESLMSIAK, via the exons ATGTGGTCCATCTTGGCTGGCCTCACGCTCCTCGGAGTCGGGAGGCAGCGTGGAGCGATGGCGGGCGCTGAGTCCCAGCAGCGCCGGTTGCAGAGGGCCGTGGACGACATGGTGCAAGGTCTGGAGAGGGAGCAGATCCGCAAGATGCAG GGAAGAATGTTTCGGTGCAGTGCTGACTGCTGTGACAATGGTAATTCCTCCATGGAAGAGGTTCATCAATGCATTGAGCGATGCCACACCCCTCTTGCCAAAGCACAAGCTGCTGTCACCGGGGAGCTCGAGAGGTTCCAG AATCGTCTACAACGCTGTATGATGGACTGCAATGACAGAGCAAAGGACGCCCTTGATTCAGGAGCTAAAGAGCAGGATGTCAAACAGAAGGCTGAATCCTGCATCTCTAAATGTGTGGATGACCATGCTGTCCTGATCCCAAGCATAACGAAGACTCTGAAGGAATCACTAATGTCCATAGCAAAATAA
- the fam136a gene encoding protein FAM136A isoform X3 produces MWSILAGLTLLGVGRQRGAMAGAESQQRRLQRAVDDMVQGLEREQIRKMQGRMFRCSADCCDNGNSSMEEVHQCIERCHTPLAKAQAAVTGELERFQVLPDLLSSSSSSPFAPPASAVSRIVYNAV; encoded by the exons ATGTGGTCCATCTTGGCTGGCCTCACGCTCCTCGGAGTCGGGAGGCAGCGTGGAGCGATGGCGGGCGCTGAGTCCCAGCAGCGCCGGTTGCAGAGGGCCGTGGACGACATGGTGCAAGGTCTGGAGAGGGAGCAGATCCGCAAGATGCAG GGAAGAATGTTTCGGTGCAGTGCTGACTGCTGTGACAATGGTAATTCCTCCATGGAAGAGGTTCATCAATGCATTGAGCGATGCCACACCCCTCTTGCCAAAGCACAAGCTGCTGTCACCGGGGAGCTCGAGAGGTTCCAG gtattgcctgacctgctgagttcttccagcagctcgCCTTTTGctcctcctgcatctgcagtctccag AATCGTCTACAACGCTGTATGA